One window of Sardina pilchardus chromosome 2, fSarPil1.1, whole genome shotgun sequence genomic DNA carries:
- the LOC134098562 gene encoding uncharacterized protein LOC134098562, whose amino-acid sequence MSGSDSEVSASLLQTIATATTATIHRPKPLRITGTDQWLTRCQQDRSITCQDGGVNPLREGAALGSEQFTQLTREGHVSSFSRVTASVGTGILPPSETQPHVCSCHNEAILTLQSEVANLKRELEERLSHLPHFSKQVAQLAPARPRQERRPKARPRAHHRPSSSSKSNSVSLKVEDWISSDMDQSKRKVTDSGGSDLSGSLQTSLSSGVSGFLGPQRKSQISAATGDRQWPPELPPFDSTRDTSQRHAYRSSYLPPAIGMEDVYVKDREMICSMQPLQRPLRQVNYASSCSLPAGFKVLEGQSHSAPVQRRRSTQSDSALLPSSVFLRRTPASPLGSPRPRSSKGKHRSSKASGASKPDEDISRTLDKAIEAARSMKRTTERMAKSLSADLAKAELQRKLREHYPLENMPSPEP is encoded by the exons ATGAGCGGCTCCGACAGCGAAGTGTCCGCCTCCCTCCTACAAACCATCGCTACGGCAACCACGGCAACCATCCACCGCCCTAAGCCACTTCGCATCACTGGAACTGACCAATGGCTGACGAGATGCCAACAGGACAGGTCAATCACATGTCAGGATGGTGGGGTGAACCCTCTCAGAG AAGGTGCCGCTCTTGGCTCTGAACAGTTCACTCAGTTGACCAGGGAAGGCCATGTGTCCAGTTTCTCACGTGTAACGGCCAGTGTTGGCACGGGCATCCTGCCACCCAGTGAAACccagccccacgtctgctcctGCCACAA CGAGGCCATCCTGACCCTGCAGTCTGAGGTGGCCAACCtgaagagagagctggaggagcGCCTCTCCCACCTGCCGCACTTCTCCAAGCAGGTGGCCCAGCTGGCCCCGGCCCGGCccaggcaggagaggaggcccAAGGCCCGACCCAGGGCTCATCACCGGCCCAGCTCCAGCAG caagTCCAACTCAGTCTCCCTCAAGGTGGAAGACTGGATCTCTTCAGATATGGACCAAAGCAAGAGAAAAG TTACAGACAGTGGGGGCTCAGACCTCAGTGGGAGTCTGCAGACGTCACTCAGCAGCGGCGTGTCAGGCTTCCTGGGCCCACAGAGGAAATCCCAGATCAGCGCGGCCACTG GGGATAGACAGTGGCCCCCAGAACTCCCCCCCTTTGACTCCACCAGAGACACCAGTCAGAGACACGCCTACCGCTCCAGCTACCTGCCACCAG CAATTGGGATGGAGGATGTGTATGTGAAGGACAGGGAGATGATATGCTCAATGCAGCCATTGCAGAGGCCCCTGCGGCAGGTCAACTATGCCTCCTCCTGCAGTCTTCCAGCTGG TTTCAAAGTGCTGGAAGGCCAGTCCCATTCCGCTCCAGTCCAGAGGAGGCGCTCTACCCAGTCGGACTCGGCCCTCCTGCCCAGCTCCGTCTTCCTCCGGCGGACCCCGGCCTCGCCTCTCGGCTCACCTCGGCCCCGGAGCTCCAAAGGCAAGCACAGGAGCAGCAAGGCAAGTGGTGCCTCTAAGCCT GATGAGGACATCAGTCGGACCCTGGACAAGGCCATCGAGGCCGCCCGCAGCATGAAACGCACCA